CGGTCGTTACCGTTCCGACCTTCATTCCATTACTTCGAAGTACAATAGTTTCATTTGGAATCGCAACTCCAGTCACCGTTGTTAAATTCCCATGAACAGAGATATTGCGTTGATCAAGCGCCTGTGCTGAGAGATTTACGGTCGTATTCGTTGATTGAACTGAGAGGGGTGCTTTCGTCGTTGTTCGTGCTAATGCTCGATCGCGAAGCGGCACTAAGACATGGATTTGCTGTTGGCCATTCAGAACCGATTTAGGGAATGCTTTGGACAGAGAAAATCGGCCATCGGGGCCGGTTTTCACGTCTCCAAGTACTGTGTTGCCGATCGTTATCACGACGGGCACTCCACCGGCACCAACGTTCTCAGCGCTAACGCGACCAGTTACTGCAAACGATTTATTAAATTGGACTTGTTTTGGTTTCTGAGAGATAGTAACCGATGGGCGAACCTGTTGGATTGTGGTATTGACGGTTGTGTTTGACCCGAGATAGATTGATGACGATTTTGGCACGTGTCGGATTGTTACCGATTGCTCACCGAGAGAGAGGATAGTTGGACGGCCAGTAATCGTGAAATCACCGTCTTCGTCAGTCGTTGTCGTCTGTGTTCTATTCTCTCCAAGTTGTATTTGGATTGTTTCGTTCTCGAGTTCAGTGCCATTTTCATCTACAAGTTCGCCACTTACAGTTACGGGATCTAAAAACGAAGATTCATCTGATTCGACTTCGGCTGAAATCTCTGTCTGAGAAAATTCGGCGGCTCGAATCTCGGCTTGTTGGTCAGATATATTTGAGTTGATTTCCTCGACAGTATTCGTTTCCTCAGTGAAGTCTGTATTCGTTGTATTGGAAAGGTTTTGATAATTTTGAGTGAGACTTTGCCCAGTGTTATCGATTTGATCTGATGAGTTCTGCAATTGTCGAGCCAACTGGCGAGCCTTTTCATCATTCCCATTTTCTTTCGCCTGCTGATATTTTTTATACGTTTGACGATATTCAGAAACGTTTTCTGCATACTCTTTTTGATCCTCGCTCGTTCGTTTGAATTGTTTTGCGCGCTTGTCATCTTTCGTGCTTTTAGTCCTGCCAGAAACATCAACATATTTGGATAACATGTCGTTGTATTGATCCCCGACAACCGAACGGGCTGATTGATACTCACCTTGATTAAGCTTTACAGTACTGTCTCCAAGTCGAGAACCCAACTGACCAGCCATCCACTGCTCTAGTTCGGATAATTCCTCTTCAGATTGAACCTTCGAGGGATCTCTATGACGAGGTTGGCTAGAATTATTTGTAGTCTCTGGGGATTGCTGAGCTGACTGAGGAGTCAACATACCGTTCGGTGTATGAATGTCCTCATGCGTCGGAAAACCACCAAGCGCAGGAGTTGAAAAACCAGTAATCGCTAAGAGCAGAATTAGTAAGACTAGTTTCGGTGAGGCAGAAATTTGAGGCATACATTCCTTTAATGCGACCATATGAAAATACCTTTCTCTTCGATAGTTTATGAATTAAGAATATAGTGATGGCGAAATTGTAGACAAATTAACGTGGAATATTAGTATCATACAGATTTTAATATTATATATAATAACATAAGAATTAACTATAGAAAAAGGTAATGGGAGCATAATCAAGAGTAATACAAGCCTTCGATTAATTAGTTCGTGATAAACTAAGTAATAGGTGATTCACATCAAAGTATGTCACAAGCCGACCTCCAGAGTAAGGGTGAACTCTTCGAAGAACTGTTCGACATTACTACTGACTCAATTTTAGTGGTGAACCCAACAAGCCATCAGCTTGAGTCAGTGATAACGGCTGCAGTCGAATATGAAGATGATTTCCCAGAGCTACGTATCCTTGCGAGAGAGAAGTTGGTTAAAGACCTTGCAGATGACTTCATAATAACAAGCATGGCTGTAGATCTCATCAATCAAAATAAGATTTCAATTCGTATTATTAATAATATCAATAGGGGTTCGATCATTGTGTTGGAAGATTCGGTTATTTCACTTCTGCAGCTCAATGATCATATTGATGGGTTACGCACAGAGGATGAAGACTTGGTCGAAACAGCACATGAGACAATGATGCCAGTTTGGGAAAATTCCGAAAAGTTCTCGTTTCGCACGCCTGCTCTTTCAGAAATAGAAGAGAGTTTAGATGATGAAATCGGGCTTGAAACGAAAGACGACTTTATGAAAGTAATCGAATCACGTGATGAAATTCGGGGTTCGGGAAATCTCGACGAGGTATCGATTTGTCTATTGATTGCAGCAAAAAACCGAGTTTTACTGTACGACATCAGCAGATGGGGAGAGGATGTGGGAGTTGCTAGTAAAGCAACATTTTCTCGGGCAAAAACACAATTACAAGATCTGGGTGTGATTGATACGGAGAAGGTTCCAATCGATGTTGGCCGACCACGACTCCGTTTGAAGCTCGCTGACGAATCACAAGACGATATGGATGCTGATGAAATGGTCGAAGAGATAGAACATAATATCTCAGCCTGAATTCCGCCAGCAAATTTGATACTCCTCACTGCGAGGGTCGAAGCCAAACATTTGCCTTCTACGGATTCAAACCGAACAAAGACCGTACGTAGCTCTGACGTTCCTATTTATTTAGCAAATCAATGTAGCGTATCCTGTGAATCGCTTCGGAGTCAAAGTTCGAGGTATACGGCCTGATTCGCCTATAAAAACAGGAGCATATGTCCGCAATGTGGGTGGTAGGCTAGTCGACATGGTGGTCAGAAGCTCACAGTTGCATCAAATAATCATACCGATAGCCTACAACAATTTCACTGTCAATAATACAAATGAGCTAACCGGAATAGGGTAGGACACACCCTATTTGTTATAATATTCATCCTAATACAATAGATTAACGTTCTTGGTTTCCTTATCTTCAGTATAAGTATGAAACCAACGCGCCGCTATTGGACTGGACTTGGGGTCGTTTGTTTCCTCGCTGGCGGTGCGTGGATTCTCAAAAACCCACTTCTGCTCATTGGCGCAGGTGGAATTGGAGCGCTTCTTGTTTCATCCCAATTCATTTTCCTATCATCTATTTTGAATATTAGGGGTAATTTGAATATTTCACAAGTACCCGCACAAAAACAAGT
The Haladaptatus caseinilyticus DNA segment above includes these coding regions:
- the tbsP gene encoding transcriptional regulator TbsP, yielding MSQADLQSKGELFEELFDITTDSILVVNPTSHQLESVITAAVEYEDDFPELRILAREKLVKDLADDFIITSMAVDLINQNKISIRIINNINRGSIIVLEDSVISLLQLNDHIDGLRTEDEDLVETAHETMMPVWENSEKFSFRTPALSEIEESLDDEIGLETKDDFMKVIESRDEIRGSGNLDEVSICLLIAAKNRVLLYDISRWGEDVGVASKATFSRAKTQLQDLGVIDTEKVPIDVGRPRLRLKLADESQDDMDADEMVEEIEHNISA
- a CDS encoding carboxypeptidase-like regulatory domain-containing protein, whose translation is MPQISASPKLVLLILLLAITGFSTPALGGFPTHEDIHTPNGMLTPQSAQQSPETTNNSSQPRHRDPSKVQSEEELSELEQWMAGQLGSRLGDSTVKLNQGEYQSARSVVGDQYNDMLSKYVDVSGRTKSTKDDKRAKQFKRTSEDQKEYAENVSEYRQTYKKYQQAKENGNDEKARQLARQLQNSSDQIDNTGQSLTQNYQNLSNTTNTDFTEETNTVEEINSNISDQQAEIRAAEFSQTEISAEVESDESSFLDPVTVSGELVDENGTELENETIQIQLGENRTQTTTTDEDGDFTITGRPTILSLGEQSVTIRHVPKSSSIYLGSNTTVNTTIQQVRPSVTISQKPKQVQFNKSFAVTGRVSAENVGAGGVPVVITIGNTVLGDVKTGPDGRFSLSKAFPKSVLNGQQQIHVLVPLRDRALARTTTKAPLSVQSTNTTVNLSAQALDQRNISVHGNLTTVTGVAIPNETIVLRSNGMKVGTVTTDANGTYDSQIRLPAKLAEKKEKSELRLSASYAGKGTNLKPSSATANIQFDSESLFSGSTLIWFGIIGLLGFIAMSGFAIRRSDLLSTSNQSDEIDYISDEEMSESNSDESEVIPEVTASMLVNRAKTALSEEQFQTSIETAYAAGRHYFMNADESILEDGQTHWEFYRLCQNRDFTEDQLEGLHELTQLYEQATFTTRIPSRKSAKRAVEIVSTYDIAEGGSNTNTK